From Vulpes vulpes isolate BD-2025 chromosome 7, VulVul3, whole genome shotgun sequence, one genomic window encodes:
- the PODXL gene encoding podocalyxin: MRPALPPPPLPPPLLLLLLLLPPHDGTTITAIPPTSRQPSAELPGGEGLTTTAKTIQNTVLAITGEKVASATVSKGPLPGSSNSVSTTLAPIQKNTVTAPDKDEKVSSNPTITTSDSKGIPDLNKSVLPSATNSMKPDTPVTQTAGPGAQGNPSTTVSHMTSKNTEQTTSQPPPQVKPSSITPALTSIITPSPRQPSANSTTLKPPESSSESPDKSHTASSSLGTKVVPSSSLYGTPPTPTSSVTFWGSPQSSNRTPPVPGPTSPAAATSSSTTGVSSVPGTTLLPSETDSPSQPPKLLPTGPSSSGPVATLPDKGPRSSSTQRASTAPQAPSVPPPTSPTSAQGDDRIKCESPGRLTDKMLLLNLTGSGLCAGNNSDDKLITLLCRAAKATFNPAQDQCHIRLVPIQDTQAVAIKEITVQTNLLPRDVYELLKDKWDELKEVGVSNMKLGDQGPPEETEDRFSMPLIITIVCMASFLLLVAALYGCCHQRLSQRKDQQRLTEELQTVENGYHDNPTLEVMETSSEMQEKKVVNLNGELGDSWIVPLDNLAKDDLDEEEDTHL, encoded by the exons GAACCACCATCACAGCAATACCTCCAACCTCAAGGCAGCCCAGCGCAGAGTTACCTGGTGGTGAAGGGCTAACAACTACAGCCAAGACTATACAAAACACAGTTCTAGCAATCACTGGGGAAAAGGTGGCGTCAGCCACAGTCAGCAAAGGACCATTACCAGGATCCAGCAATTCAGTGTCGACGACATTAGCCCCAATCCAAAAAAACACTGTTACAGCCCCTGACAAAGATGAGAAGGTGTCAAGCAACCCCACTATAACTACAAGTGACTCAAAGGGTATTCCAGACTTAAACAAGTCTGTACTTCCATCAGCCACTAACTCCATGAAGCCTGACACCCCAGTGACCCAGACAGCTGGACCTGGAGCCCAGGGCAACCCTAGCACTACCGTCAGCCACATGACCAGTAAGAACACAGAGCAGACGACCTCTCAGCCTCCACCTCAGGTTAAGCCCTCCAGCATCACTCCTGCTCTAACTTCCATCATCACCCCAAGTCCTCGCCAACCCAGTGCAAACTCCACTACTTTGAAGCCTCCAGAGAGTTCTTCCGAAAGTCCAGACAAAAGCCATACAGCTTCAAGTAGTTTAGGCACGAAGGTGGTTCCCAGCTCCTCATTATATGGCACACCTCCCACACCAA CATCATCGGTTACCTTCTGGGGAAGTCCACAGTCCTCCAACAGGACGCCGCCTGTCCCTGGGCCCACTTCCCCCGCCGCTGCGACCTCTTCCTCCACCACTGGGGTCTCCTCTGTTCCTGGGACCACTTTGCTGCCGTCGGAGACGGACTCTCCGTCGCAGCCTCCGAAGCTGCTGCCGACCGGCCCTTCCTCATCGGGACCTGTGGCCACGCTTCCTGACAAGGGACCCAGGAGCTCCAGCACTCAGCGGGCCTCCACTGCTCCCCAAGCCCCCAGCGTCCCTCCTCCTACCTCTCCTACCTCAGCTCAGGGGGATGACAGG ATAAAGTGCGAATCCCCCGGAAGGCTGACCGACAAGATGCTCCTCCTGAACCTGACGGGAAGCGGCCTGTGC GCGGGGAACAATTCGGATGACAAACTGATCACACTTCTGTGCCGAGCAGCAAAGGCCACCTTCAACCCAGCTCAAGATCAGTGCCATATACGGCTGGTACCTATTCAAGACACCCAGGCGGTGGCAATCAAAGAAATCACCGTCCAGA CGAACCTCTTGCCCAGGGACGTGTACGAGTTGCTCAAAGACAAATGGGACGAGCTCAAAGAG GTGGGAGTCAGTAACATGAAGCTTGGGGACCAGGGGCCGCCCGAGGAGACGGAGGACCGCTTCAGCATGCCCCTCATCATCACCATTGTCTGCATGGCATCCTTCCTGCTCCTCGTGGCTGCCCTCTACGGCTGCTGCCACCAGCGCCTGTCGCAGCGGAAGGACCAG CAACGGCTGACAGAGGAGCTGCAGACGGTGGAGAATGGTTACCATGACAATCCCACACTGGAAGTGATGGAGACCTCATCAGAGATGCAGGAGAAAAAGGTGGTCAACCTTAATGGGGAACTGGGGGACAGCTGGATCGTCCCTCTGGACAACCTGGCCAAGGATGACCTGGACGAGGAGGAGGACACGCACCTCTAA